A genome region from Myxocyprinus asiaticus isolate MX2 ecotype Aquarium Trade chromosome 12, UBuf_Myxa_2, whole genome shotgun sequence includes the following:
- the chst7 gene encoding carbohydrate sulfotransferase 7: MKRRLQKKYIILILGYSVALLLVPYVLDYRSKSSHIKDGFQQQKCPDLESTIALWSSSRDRTSNSTEMDDYGNRSHSRTHIYLHATWRTGSSFLGELFNQHPDVFYLYEPMWNMWQALYPGDAGSLQGAVRDMMNSLFRCDFSVLKLYAGSANVSTSLIFGWKTNKVICSEPLCKAYKKHEIGLVQGEVCGKCQPVDLKELERECKKYPVMVIKDVRVLDLGVLVPLIRDPVINLQIVQLFRDPRAVHNSRLKSKLALVKESIQVLRSKKQTDKYKRLLVPSNRVNRAENYVSSAMELICDNWLSDMLLVSNAPPWVRRNYLQVKYEDLVLRPVGELQILYRFSNLTLSPALEKFVVNMTHGQGYSSDKPFLISSRDAKEAIFAWRERLNVEQVNQVEAYCSEVMRQLGYQKRNMDKT; the protein is encoded by the coding sequence ATGAAGAGAAGGCTTCAAAAGAAATACATCATTTTAATTCTAGGATATTCCGTGGCGCTGCTTTTGGTTCCCTACGTGCTAGACTACCGAAGCAAATCGTCTCACATTAAAGATGGATTTCAACAACAAAAGTGTCCAGATCTGGAGAGCACCATCGCCCTGTGGAGCAGCTCCAGAGACAGGACGAGCAACTCAACGGAGATGGACGACTATGGCAACAGGAGTCACTCCAGAACACATATATACCTGCATGCAACCTGGAGGACAGGCTCTTCCTTTTTGGGGGAATTATTTAATCAGCACCCTGACgtgttttatttatatgagcctatGTGGAATATGTGGCAGGCTCTCTATCCAGGAGACGCGGGCAGTTTACAAGGGGCGGTTCGAGATATGATGAACTCGCTGTTCAGATGCGATTTCTCGGTGTTAAAACTCTACGCGGGCTCCGCCAACGTAAGCACCTCGCTTATTTTCGGCTGGAAAACGAACAAGGTCATTTGCTCCGAACCTCTGTGCAAAGCGTATAAAAAGCACGAAATCGGGTTGGTTCAAGGCGAGGTGTGCGGTAAATGCCAGCCCGTGGATCTTAAAGAGTTGGAAAGAGAGTGTAAAAAGTACCCGGTGATGGTCATCAAAGACGTGCGGGTTCTAGATTTGGGTGTTTTGGTTCCCCTCATACGCGATCCCGTGATAAACCTGCAGATCGTACAGTTGTTTCGCGATCCGAGGGCTGTGCATAATTCTCGGCTCAAGTCCAAACTGGCTCTGGTGAAAGAGAGCATCCAGGTGCTGAGGAGCAAGAAACAGACCGATAAATACAAGCGCCTTCTGGTGCCTAGCAACAGGGTGAATCGAGCCGAGAACTACGTCTCGAGCGCAATGGAGTTAATATGCGATAACTGGCTCAGCGACATGCTCCTGGTCTCGAACGCGCCGCCGTGGGTGAGGAGAAACTACTTGCAGGTCAAATATGAAGATCTGGTCCTGAGACCTGTGGGTGAGCTCCAGATACTCTATCGTTTCTCCAACCTCACCCTCTCTCCAGCCTTGGAGAAGTTTGTGGTGAACATGACCCATGGACAGGGCTATTCTTCAGATAAGCCTTTCCTCATATCATCCAGGGACGCGAAAGAGGCCATATTCGCCTGGAGGGAAAGGCTGAATGTGGAGCAGGTGAACCAGGTTGAAGCTTACTGCAGTGAGGTCATGAGACAGCTGGGTTATCAGAAGAGGAACATGGACAAGACATAA